In Blastopirellula sediminis, the following proteins share a genomic window:
- a CDS encoding NADP-dependent methylenetetrahydromethanopterin/methylenetetrahydrofolate dehydrogenase yields MPTAKILLQLDPDPQISTFDSVVAVDSGVDQLFRHGAVSASQVRDLVYGLIFTRSPAELKNSAIFIGGSDVTKAESLLKAAVGSFFGPMRVSILFDPNGANTTAAAAVIAAGRHLELAGAETLVLAGTGPVGQRAARLLARQGARVRIASRKLDKATAVCDALQEDVGEGTFVPYAVSDDASLTTALDGAAVVIAAGAANVQLASQQTLSQASDLKVMIDLNAAPPVGIEGVDPMDKAKERDGRICYGAIGVGGTKMKIHKQALVRIFERNDLVLNAEEAYEIGLGLE; encoded by the coding sequence ATGCCAACCGCTAAAATCCTGTTGCAGCTCGATCCCGACCCGCAAATCAGCACGTTTGACAGCGTCGTCGCCGTCGACTCCGGCGTCGATCAACTCTTTCGCCACGGCGCCGTCAGCGCTTCGCAGGTACGCGATCTCGTCTATGGACTGATCTTCACGCGTTCCCCAGCGGAGCTGAAGAACTCGGCGATCTTCATCGGCGGCAGCGACGTGACGAAGGCCGAAAGCCTGCTCAAAGCGGCGGTCGGCAGCTTCTTCGGTCCCATGCGAGTTTCGATTCTGTTTGATCCGAACGGCGCCAACACGACGGCGGCCGCTGCAGTTATCGCTGCTGGACGCCATCTGGAGTTGGCCGGCGCCGAAACGCTCGTTCTCGCCGGAACCGGACCTGTCGGGCAACGTGCGGCTCGTCTGCTGGCGAGACAAGGAGCGCGTGTCCGCATCGCTTCACGAAAACTCGACAAGGCGACTGCCGTTTGCGATGCGCTGCAAGAGGACGTTGGCGAGGGAACGTTCGTGCCGTATGCGGTAAGTGATGACGCTAGTCTGACGACCGCGCTGGATGGGGCGGCGGTTGTGATCGCAGCCGGCGCGGCGAACGTTCAACTGGCCAGCCAACAGACGCTCAGCCAGGCGAGCGATCTGAAGGTCATGATCGACCTGAACGCCGCTCCGCCTGTCGGCATCGAAGGGGTCGATCCGATGGACAAAGCGAAGGAGCGCGATGGGAGAATCTGCTACGGCGCGATCGGCGTCGGTGGAACCAAAATGAAGATCCACAAACAAGCGCTTGTCCGGATCTTTGAGCGGAACGACCTGGTTCTGAATGCGGAGGAGGCCTACGAGATCGGACTCGGCCTCGAGTAA
- a CDS encoding BamA/OMP85 family outer membrane protein, with translation MRYSWKLTSLTMLTAVFAAVGCTTPGAQVAAIPSTFSTGPTTDQSIVAAGKPPIVRAQDAALATDDGANRQSSPGNDNQYRNGMPASGEPIKQVQYTAPPLPQAPVAGQTTAPAATAYPQSTVVGGAPYNPNAYDQAVSNGYVQQQTLPPPASVAPLGRPFGGAPIYNPPLGPDAIVGPDPVYDPSRQPFLPGRTADILVNAQEAQTGRFQFGVGVNSDAGVTGSIVVDERNFDYAAVPTSWDDVWNGRAFRGAGQGFRLEALPGTQVQRYMATFTEPYLFRTNISMNLSAYYFDRIYRDWNENRVGGRVGLGYRLTPDLSIGANLRMENVDISDPRLNTSPSLNAALGSHDLFSGQLTITHDTRDQPFAPTEGHLIEMSFEQAFGDYNFPRAEVDMRRYFLLRERADGSGRHTLGLSARAGFSGSNTPIFENYFAGGYSTLRGFDFRGVGPVEGGVYTGGPFRVLGSVEYLFPITADDMLKGVIFTDVGTVQESTKLVWDEFDVAPGFGLRISVPALGQAPIALDFAFPVNKADSDRTQVFSFFIGYAR, from the coding sequence GTGAGATATAGCTGGAAACTCACAAGCCTGACGATGCTTACCGCCGTCTTTGCGGCGGTCGGCTGCACCACTCCAGGTGCGCAGGTCGCGGCGATACCGTCAACGTTTTCGACTGGGCCGACTACGGATCAATCGATCGTCGCTGCGGGCAAGCCGCCGATCGTTCGCGCTCAGGACGCCGCTTTGGCGACCGACGATGGCGCCAATCGCCAATCGTCGCCGGGCAATGACAATCAATACCGCAATGGAATGCCCGCTTCGGGCGAGCCGATCAAGCAGGTGCAGTACACCGCTCCGCCGCTGCCGCAAGCTCCGGTCGCCGGTCAAACCACCGCGCCGGCCGCTACCGCCTATCCGCAGTCGACCGTCGTCGGCGGCGCTCCTTACAATCCCAACGCCTACGATCAAGCGGTCTCCAACGGTTACGTTCAACAGCAAACGTTGCCGCCGCCGGCTTCGGTCGCTCCGCTAGGCCGTCCTTTCGGCGGCGCCCCGATCTACAATCCGCCCCTTGGCCCGGATGCGATCGTCGGTCCCGATCCGGTCTACGATCCGAGTCGCCAACCGTTTTTGCCGGGGCGAACGGCCGACATTTTGGTCAACGCGCAAGAAGCTCAAACCGGTCGGTTCCAGTTCGGCGTCGGCGTGAACTCGGACGCGGGCGTGACCGGCTCGATCGTCGTCGACGAACGCAACTTCGACTATGCGGCGGTTCCGACCAGTTGGGATGACGTCTGGAACGGACGGGCGTTCCGCGGGGCAGGGCAGGGGTTCCGCTTGGAAGCTCTTCCCGGTACGCAGGTGCAGCGCTACATGGCGACCTTCACCGAGCCGTATCTGTTCCGCACCAACATCAGCATGAACTTGAGCGCTTACTACTTCGACCGCATTTATCGCGACTGGAATGAAAACCGCGTCGGCGGTCGAGTCGGCCTTGGCTACCGCTTGACGCCGGACTTATCGATCGGCGCCAACCTCCGAATGGAAAACGTCGACATCTCGGATCCCCGTTTGAACACCTCGCCATCGTTGAACGCGGCGCTCGGCAGCCATGACCTGTTCAGCGGCCAGTTGACGATTACGCACGACACGCGCGATCAGCCGTTCGCGCCAACCGAAGGTCACTTGATCGAAATGAGTTTCGAGCAAGCGTTCGGCGATTACAACTTCCCGCGTGCTGAAGTCGACATGCGTCGCTACTTCCTGCTGCGCGAACGTGCGGACGGTTCGGGGCGACATACGCTCGGCTTGTCGGCTCGTGCAGGTTTCTCCGGCTCGAATACGCCGATCTTCGAGAACTACTTTGCGGGCGGTTACTCGACGCTGCGCGGTTTCGACTTCCGCGGCGTCGGTCCGGTCGAAGGGGGCGTTTACACCGGCGGTCCGTTCCGCGTGCTGGGATCGGTCGAATACCTCTTCCCGATTACGGCGGACGACATGTTGAAAGGGGTGATTTTCACCGACGTCGGTACCGTCCAAGAATCGACGAAGCTGGTCTGGGATGAATTCGACGTGGCGCCTGGTTTCGGTCTTCGCATTTCGGTTCCGGCGTTGGGTCAGGCTCCAATCGCGCTCGACTTTGCGTTCCCGGTTAACAAGGCTGACAGCGACCGCACGCAGGTCTTCAGCTTCTTCATTGGTTACGCTCGCTAG
- a CDS encoding BamA/OMP85 family outer membrane protein: MLTPVPAEPGAIPTRPQIVDLRITGNNHTQEAKIRSMIRSRADREFDPEMIQSDVRKLAESGLFKDVKILTQQSAQGVVVTFQVFERPSIQYVKFIGNESATDKALLKKSGLEVGGALNRFVVEDARRRVEEYYRTRGHGMASVTIVEGLDADANGVAFMVHEGPLARVLSTSFVGNSISSDGRLKTQVKSKPGFLWYVRGKVDMDQVEADVEALTSYYRGLGYFQAQVNRIMEYTESGLWVNITFVVDEGMRYEVRNVAFVGQTKFNEEQLATQVKLTEGQFFDQKKMNSDLAALTDLYGAQGYIHADVQAEPRFLEEPGQIDLVYDIREGEQYRVGRIDVKIDGEYPHTQRDVVLNRLDLVPGDIIDIRKIRDSERRLVSSQLFVNEPHRGIKPTIQVKPPEVSDIADKRGDASDPTYRGQSPEAATPPAYYGQPVQYQQPTYNQQPSQYQQPQVPAVQMGTQVAPPDFRPSRYSAPAAAPW, from the coding sequence ATGTTGACGCCGGTCCCGGCCGAACCGGGCGCGATTCCAACGCGACCGCAGATCGTCGATTTGCGGATCACCGGCAACAACCACACGCAAGAAGCGAAGATTCGCTCGATGATTCGTTCGCGAGCCGATCGCGAGTTCGATCCGGAAATGATTCAGTCCGACGTACGCAAGTTGGCCGAGTCCGGGCTTTTCAAAGACGTCAAGATTCTGACGCAACAGTCGGCGCAAGGGGTCGTCGTCACTTTCCAAGTGTTCGAACGTCCCTCGATCCAATACGTGAAATTCATCGGCAACGAGTCGGCGACCGACAAAGCGCTGCTGAAAAAATCGGGACTGGAAGTTGGCGGCGCGCTCAATCGCTTTGTTGTCGAAGACGCGCGACGACGCGTGGAAGAATATTACCGCACGCGCGGTCATGGGATGGCTTCGGTGACGATCGTCGAAGGGTTGGACGCCGACGCCAACGGCGTCGCGTTCATGGTTCATGAAGGACCGCTGGCGCGAGTCCTTTCGACCAGCTTCGTCGGCAACTCGATTTCGTCCGATGGTCGTCTGAAGACCCAGGTCAAATCGAAGCCCGGTTTCCTCTGGTACGTGCGCGGCAAAGTCGACATGGATCAGGTCGAAGCGGACGTCGAAGCGTTGACGTCTTACTATCGCGGTCTCGGTTACTTCCAAGCCCAGGTCAATCGGATCATGGAGTACACCGAGTCGGGGTTGTGGGTGAACATCACCTTCGTCGTCGACGAAGGGATGCGCTATGAAGTCCGCAACGTCGCCTTCGTGGGACAAACCAAATTCAACGAAGAGCAACTCGCCACGCAAGTGAAGCTGACCGAGGGGCAGTTCTTCGATCAGAAGAAGATGAACTCCGACCTCGCGGCCCTGACCGACTTGTACGGAGCCCAAGGTTACATTCACGCTGACGTACAGGCCGAACCTCGCTTCCTGGAAGAGCCGGGCCAGATTGACCTGGTCTACGACATTCGGGAAGGGGAGCAGTATCGCGTCGGTCGCATCGACGTGAAGATCGACGGCGAATATCCGCATACGCAACGCGACGTCGTGCTGAACCGCCTGGACCTGGTTCCGGGCGACATCATCGACATTCGCAAGATTCGCGACAGCGAACGACGACTGGTCTCGTCGCAGCTGTTCGTCAACGAACCGCATCGCGGAATCAAACCGACGATTCAGGTGAAACCGCCGGAAGTCAGCGACATCGCCGACAAACGGGGTGACGCTTCCGATCCGACTTATCGAGGACAAAGTCCTGAAGCTGCGACGCCGCCTGCGTACTATGGCCAACCGGTTCAGTACCAGCAGCCGACGTACAACCAACAGCCGAGTCAGTATCAGCAGCCGCAAGTTCCGGCTGTTCAGATGGGAACTCAGGTCGCTCCACCCGACTTCCGTCCGTCTCGGTACTCGGCTCCTGCCGCTGCGCCTTGGTAA
- a CDS encoding arginyltransferase: protein MDQILGFKVWDHEEKCPYLAGRRARLPLYYPLSAMSGADVDLALSQGARRAGIYLYHVCCRACRACEPIRLDVKKFEPRRRHRRVLAKGDAVLRTVVGAPIADEEHARIYNLHKEGRGLSDDGQAAINAHQYGEFLVESCCETVEFGYYLEERLVAAATADLGDDSLSAVYCCYDPNESDLSLGTYSVLKQWEFCRETDRRYLYLGFYIAESPHMSYKASFLPHQRRIAGVWTEFASS, encoded by the coding sequence ATGGATCAGATCCTCGGATTCAAGGTTTGGGACCACGAAGAAAAGTGTCCCTATTTGGCGGGACGCCGCGCACGGCTTCCCCTCTATTATCCCTTGTCCGCGATGTCTGGCGCTGATGTCGATCTCGCCCTCTCGCAAGGTGCGCGTCGTGCCGGCATCTATCTCTATCATGTCTGCTGCCGCGCCTGTCGGGCATGCGAACCAATTCGGTTGGACGTGAAGAAGTTTGAGCCGCGTCGGCGGCATCGTCGCGTGCTAGCAAAAGGGGACGCCGTACTGAGGACGGTCGTCGGCGCTCCGATCGCGGATGAGGAGCATGCGCGGATCTACAACCTGCACAAAGAAGGACGCGGTCTTTCTGACGACGGTCAGGCGGCGATTAACGCTCATCAGTACGGCGAGTTCCTGGTCGAGTCGTGTTGCGAGACGGTTGAGTTCGGCTACTACCTGGAAGAGCGACTCGTGGCGGCGGCGACCGCCGATTTAGGGGATGACTCGCTATCAGCTGTCTATTGCTGCTATGACCCGAACGAGAGCGATTTGTCGCTGGGAACTTACTCGGTTCTCAAACAGTGGGAATTCTGTCGCGAGACCGACCGACGCTATCTGTACCTCGGCTTCTACATCGCCGAGTCGCCCCACATGAGCTACAAAGCGTCGTTTTTGCCCCACCAGCGGCGGATTGCTGGGGTCTGGACCGAGTTCGCCAGCAGCTAG
- the dnaB gene encoding replicative DNA helicase has translation MKTKFKRVDKADREQQPTSEIFDRQPPCNLEAEMGVLGSIFLLPDCADEVVMIVRPDDFYDEANKKLYEHMVRLHDSGRKVDLTLLAEQLKADGDFEFIGGAAYLARVLNSVPNAAHAEHYAQIVAAKAINRNLIGAATDILRDAYEENDKSDRLVSRAEEKIFAITDTRSSNSMSSMSDIVTASMERIDARLRGEHLEDGVATGYTDLDGMTGGFHGSELLILAARPSMGKTAFAMNIAENVAVHDKTPVLFISLEMGAIELCDRLLCSVAKVNGHRLRNGTISADDRRRLVEKSALVAESPLFVDDSPSRTVSQIAAGARRIKRRHGRLGMIVIDYLQLIEPDNSNDPRQEQVAKIARRLKGMAREMDVPILCLAQLNRQAEASKDNRPKLSHLRESGAIEQDADVVMFVHREEYYHHGEERDQFAGKAEIIIAKQRNGPVGEVQLTWLRDFTRFENAFEREPDDFSAFNGGGEF, from the coding sequence ATGAAGACGAAATTCAAACGCGTCGATAAGGCGGACCGCGAACAGCAGCCGACGAGCGAGATCTTCGATCGGCAGCCGCCGTGCAATCTGGAAGCGGAAATGGGGGTGCTCGGCAGCATCTTCCTGCTCCCTGACTGCGCCGACGAAGTGGTGATGATCGTCCGGCCTGACGACTTCTACGACGAGGCGAACAAGAAGCTGTACGAACATATGGTTCGTCTGCACGACAGCGGTCGCAAGGTCGACCTGACGCTGTTGGCCGAGCAGCTGAAAGCGGACGGCGACTTCGAGTTCATCGGAGGCGCCGCCTATCTGGCCCGCGTGCTGAACAGCGTTCCGAACGCCGCCCACGCCGAGCACTATGCCCAGATCGTCGCCGCCAAAGCGATCAATCGCAATCTGATCGGCGCCGCGACCGACATCCTCCGCGACGCCTACGAGGAAAACGACAAGTCGGACCGCCTGGTGAGCCGGGCGGAAGAAAAGATTTTCGCGATTACGGACACCCGTAGTTCGAACTCGATGTCGAGCATGAGCGACATCGTCACCGCGTCGATGGAACGTATCGACGCGCGTCTTCGCGGCGAACATCTGGAAGACGGCGTTGCGACCGGCTACACCGATTTGGACGGCATGACCGGCGGCTTCCATGGTTCAGAGCTTTTGATTCTCGCGGCTCGTCCGTCGATGGGTAAAACGGCGTTCGCGATGAACATCGCCGAAAACGTCGCCGTCCACGACAAGACGCCGGTGCTGTTCATCAGCCTCGAAATGGGGGCGATCGAACTTTGCGATCGTTTGCTCTGCTCGGTCGCCAAGGTGAACGGTCACCGCCTGCGTAACGGAACGATCTCGGCCGACGACCGTCGCCGCCTGGTCGAGAAGTCGGCCCTGGTCGCCGAATCGCCCCTATTCGTCGACGACTCCCCCTCGCGTACGGTTTCGCAGATCGCGGCCGGCGCCCGACGCATCAAGCGTCGTCATGGTCGTCTGGGGATGATCGTGATCGACTACTTGCAGCTGATCGAGCCCGATAACTCCAATGACCCCCGTCAGGAACAAGTGGCGAAGATCGCCCGCCGTTTGAAGGGGATGGCGCGTGAAATGGACGTGCCGATCTTGTGTCTGGCCCAGCTGAACCGCCAGGCGGAAGCTTCGAAGGACAACCGACCGAAGCTCAGCCACCTCCGCGAATCGGGCGCTATCGAACAAGACGCCGACGTTGTGATGTTCGTACACCGTGAAGAGTACTATCATCATGGAGAGGAGCGCGATCAGTTCGCCGGTAAGGCCGAGATCATTATCGCCAAACAGCGTAACGGTCCGGTCGGCGAAGTTCAGCTGACTTGGCTCCGCGACTTTACCCGCTTTGAAAACGCGTTCGAGCGCGAGCCGGACGACTTCTCAGCCTTTAACGGCGGGGGCGAGTTTTAA
- the rplI gene encoding 50S ribosomal protein L9, translating to MASIRAEKHSERVWKRLPKGKHGGIELLLIQSVDHLGKQGDVVEVRPGYANNYLIPQGLATIATPHHKRMVEKHRAKLLEIEKSRLAGLRAIADLLNRQSVTIEANANDEGHLYGSVGPADIVSALKEQNFTITADQVRLEGPLKELGLYTVKIHLHAEIESELKVWVVPTVTGDE from the coding sequence ATGGCGAGCATTCGTGCCGAAAAGCATAGTGAACGTGTTTGGAAGCGTCTCCCCAAAGGGAAGCACGGCGGTATCGAATTGCTGCTGATCCAATCGGTTGATCACCTGGGCAAGCAAGGGGACGTCGTTGAAGTCCGTCCGGGCTACGCCAACAACTACCTGATCCCGCAAGGTCTGGCCACGATCGCCACCCCGCACCACAAGCGGATGGTCGAAAAGCACCGCGCTAAGCTGCTCGAAATCGAAAAGTCGCGATTGGCCGGTCTCCGCGCGATCGCCGACCTGCTCAACCGCCAGAGCGTCACGATCGAAGCCAACGCCAACGACGAAGGCCACCTCTACGGCAGCGTTGGTCCGGCCGACATCGTCTCGGCTTTGAAGGAACAGAACTTCACGATCACCGCCGATCAGGTTCGCCTGGAAGGTCCGCTGAAGGAACTCGGTCTCTACACGGTCAAGATTCACCTGCACGCCGAAATCGAATCGGAACTCAAAGTGTGGGTTGTTCCGACCGTCACCGGCGACGAATAA
- the ssb gene encoding single-stranded DNA-binding protein: MASFNRVILVGNLTRDVEVRYIQSGSAVAEIGLAVNDRRKTASGEWVDETTFVDVTLWGRTAEIASEYLSKGSPVLVEGRLKLDTWETDGQKRSKLRVVGEKMQMLSARGPGQGGPSSGGGGGQRRQPQSAPNRGGGNKGGGDDFGGGYGGGDDYDSFGGSSDDIPF; this comes from the coding sequence ATGGCGAGTTTTAACCGGGTGATTCTGGTCGGCAACCTGACCCGCGACGTCGAAGTCCGCTATATCCAAAGCGGTTCGGCGGTCGCCGAGATCGGGCTGGCTGTGAACGATCGCCGCAAGACCGCCTCGGGCGAATGGGTCGACGAAACGACTTTCGTCGACGTGACGCTCTGGGGCCGGACGGCGGAGATCGCCAGCGAATACCTGAGCAAAGGCTCGCCGGTGTTGGTCGAAGGTCGCTTGAAGCTCGATACCTGGGAAACCGACGGACAGAAGCGATCGAAGCTTCGCGTCGTCGGCGAAAAGATGCAGATGCTCAGCGCTCGCGGCCCTGGTCAAGGAGGCCCGTCCAGCGGTGGTGGCGGCGGTCAACGTCGTCAACCGCAATCGGCGCCCAATCGTGGCGGCGGTAACAAAGGTGGCGGCGACGATTTTGGCGGCGGCTACGGCGGCGGCGACGACTACGATTCGTTCGGCGGTTCGTCGGACGACATCCCGTTCTAA
- the rpsF gene encoding 30S ribosomal protein S6 → MAANVYEGLFILDSNRYARDPGGVAGQIQEYVEKLGGELLVSRMWVEQRLAYPINGHRKGTYWLTYFSLESTKLTELTYQCNINDNFVRFMFVKHDPRIIDMLIAHATGAVEAAPSDEDSTADEEEAATADID, encoded by the coding sequence TTGGCGGCCAACGTTTATGAAGGGCTGTTTATCCTGGATTCCAACCGATACGCTCGCGATCCGGGCGGCGTCGCTGGTCAGATTCAGGAATACGTCGAAAAGCTCGGCGGCGAACTCTTGGTGAGCCGCATGTGGGTCGAACAACGCCTGGCTTACCCGATCAACGGGCACCGCAAAGGGACCTACTGGTTGACCTACTTCAGCCTGGAAAGCACCAAGCTGACCGAACTGACCTACCAGTGCAACATCAACGATAACTTCGTCCGCTTCATGTTCGTGAAGCACGATCCGCGAATTATCGACATGTTGATCGCCCACGCGACCGGCGCGGTGGAAGCTGCTCCGAGCGACGAAGATTCGACCGCCGACGAAGAAGAAGCGGCCACGGCCGACATCGACTAA
- the pth gene encoding aminoacyl-tRNA hydrolase: MKLVVGLGNPGPKYEKTRHNVGFEALDRIAANSGVTPKAKFNGNVIELGVGGEKTILLYPHTFMNNSGTSVRAALDFFKVPCESVLVVCDDFNLPIGTLRFRSGGSSGGQKGLSDILRKLGTDEVPRLRIGIGPLPQGRDVSSFVLGKFAPQERAEIDFTLDRATRAIADWIAHDLKYCMNQYN, translated from the coding sequence ATGAAATTGGTAGTGGGGCTGGGAAATCCCGGGCCCAAATACGAAAAAACAAGGCACAACGTCGGATTTGAGGCGCTCGATCGGATCGCCGCCAATTCCGGAGTAACGCCAAAAGCCAAGTTCAACGGCAACGTGATCGAACTTGGCGTGGGGGGAGAGAAGACGATTCTTCTTTATCCTCACACCTTTATGAACAACAGCGGGACAAGCGTCCGGGCCGCCTTGGATTTTTTCAAAGTGCCCTGCGAGTCGGTGCTGGTCGTTTGCGATGACTTCAATTTGCCGATCGGCACGCTGAGGTTTCGCAGCGGAGGCTCCTCGGGCGGCCAGAAAGGGCTGTCGGACATCCTTCGCAAATTGGGGACGGACGAAGTTCCCCGGTTACGAATCGGAATTGGGCCGTTGCCCCAAGGACGGGACGTATCCAGTTTCGTCCTGGGGAAGTTTGCTCCCCAAGAGCGGGCCGAGATCGACTTTACGTTAGACCGCGCGACGCGGGCCATAGCGGATTGGATCGCTCACGACCTCAAGTACTGCATGAACCAATACAACTAA